The nucleotide window AAGAAGAAAGTAGGTCAAACGTCTCGTTTGACATTCTGACCCGGGCAAATCGATTGAAAGACCAGGGAGAACAGATCATCCAAAAAGTTACCTACCTGCTGGAACCTTTATCCCTTATCGAATGGGATAAATATACACCGGTTGTCCAGATCAGGAGTTTTCCACCTCAAGTAAGGGAGGATTTTATAGAGTTTTATGAACTTCTCTTGCACGGAGAGGAAAACCAGACTTCCTTGACTCTGGTTCGATATCGGAACCAGAAAAACAACCGGTTGAAAGAAACAAGGCCGATGATTTTAACCAGAGAGGTTCTCGAACGGTTATTAGGAGATCTCTTTGGGGTTATAAAAGGCGGAAAGGCAGAGGTTACAGCTTACTCAAGTTGATATTTTTGAGGAGTTCAGAAACAAACCGGCTGGATTGATCCAGGGCAAATTCAAAATCTTTTCTGGCCTTAAGACCGGGTCTTATTTTTTTCAGACAGGTCCTGTTTAAATCTATATTCGCCGTATCGGAAATAGCCCGAATGGCCAGGAACGGAACCTGATTCAGATAAGCTACGTGGGCTATGGCAGCGCTTTCCATGTCTGTGGCGAGGGCCTGATAGCGTAAAGCCAGGTCTTTTCTCTTTTCTTCTGTACAAATGACCTGATCCCCGGAGACTATAACTCCTGTATGGATTTTCCTGTTACCAAAAACCTCCCACCGACCGATCTCCTGGGCAGTTTTTAAAAGGTCTGGATGGGAAAGAAACCAGGGGATTTTTTCTTTTTTTTTACCTCGATAGATAAATATCTTTTCAGAAACAAAGTGCCCGGCTGTATACCAGCCAAAATCGTGCTGAATGAGTCGCTCTCCCAGTACGATATCTCCGATATCACACTCAGGACTGAGGGCACCGGCTGCACCAAAACAAAGGAGGGCTTTAGGTTTATAATTCTGGATCATCACCTGCGCTGCAACAGCCGCATTAACTTTGCCGACTCCGGATCTGGCCAGAATAATGTCCTTATCCCGATAAAAGCCCCGATAAAAAAGAATCGAGCTCTGTTGAAAACTCTCGTTGAGGGAAAGGATCTTTCTCACACGATGAATCTCCGCAGACATGGCTGCAATGAGACCAATGCAGGCATTCATGGTTAAGAGCGACTATCCAGGATAAACGTTACCGGTCCATCGTTAAAGATCTGAACGGTCATATGAGCCTGAAAAATTCCTGTTGCAACCGGAAGACCGCCTGTCTTTAACTCTTCAATGAAAAATTCATAGAGGTACCGGGCTAACTCCGGCCCGGCGGCTTTTGTAAAACTCGGTCGCCTTCCTTTCCGGCAATCCCCCAAGAGGGTAAACTGAGAAACTACCAAAAGGCTTCCGTGAACATCTAAAACAGACAGGTTCATTTTCCCGGCCTCATCTTCAAAGATCCGCAAGTGGAGGATTTTCTCCGCCAGATAGGTAGCATCCTTCTCCGAATCCTCCTGTTCAACCCCTACCAGGACGACGAGTCCCTTTCCGATTTCACTGATTATTTTCCCCTCAACCCTTACAGCAGCCTGGGAAACACGCTGAAGAACTGTCTTCAAAATTCACTCTGGAAGTATGGGGGTGTGGGAGTGTGGAAGTGTGGAATATGTTCTCCTATATTCCTATATTTATATTCTCATACTTCCATACTTCCATACTCCCATACCCCCATACTCCCATACTCCCACACCCCTACTTCCACATTCTTCATTAAGATTTACCTAACAACTCACTTAAAAACTCGATATGATATCTTCCTTGACGGAAGGAAGGATCCCGCAGGAGTTTTTTGTGGAGAGGGATAGTCGTTTTGATACCCTCTACGATGAATTCATCTAAAGCCCGTTCCATTCGGGCAATGGCCTCTGCCCGATCCCGGGCATGGACGATCAGCTTGGCAATCAGAGAATCATAAAAAGGAGTTACCTGATATTCACTATAAGCAGCCGTATCCACACGAATGCCAGGGCCTCCTGGAAGATTAAAAGCGGTGATCTTACCGGGATTTGGAGTAAAGTTCTGGGGATCCTCCGCATTGATGCGGCATTCGATGCTATGACCGGTCAGTCGGATATCTTTGGATCGATATTTAAGTTCCTGTCCTGCGGCAATCCGGATCTGTTCTTTAATAAGGTCTATCCCGGTAACCATCTCGGTAACTGGATGTTCTACCTGGATACGGGTATTCATCTCGATGAAGTAAAAATTTCCCTCCTGATCCATGAGGAACTCTACCGTTCCAACGCTACTGTATTTGATTTCCCGCATGGCGGCGACCACCAGATTTCCCATTTTTTCCCGAACTTTTTCGGTTACGGCCGGAGAGGGAGATTCCTCTAAAAGCTTTTGATGACGTCTCTGGATGGAGCATTCCCGTTCTCCCAGATGGTAGACATTTCCCTTTTGATCTCCAATAACTTGAAACTCAATATGACGCGGTTTCTCAAGAAACTTCTCTACGTAGATATCCGGACTTCCAAAGGAAGAGATGGATTCCGAGCGGGCCATCATGAAGGAGTTGGCCAGGGCCTCTTCCGAAAACACAACCCGCATCCCACGTCCTCCTCCTCCTGCCGAAGCCTTGAGGATAATGGGGAACCCGATGGATTTAGCCACATCCAGGGCTTCTTTGAGGTCTTTAACCGAATCGCTACTGCCGGGTAAGATAGGAAGTCCGGCCCGTTTAGCAATTTGCCTGGCAGAGACCTTATCGCCCATTAATCGTATAATTTCCGGTGGAGGACCAATAAAGGTAATATTACACTCCTGGCACATTTCGGCAAACCGTGCATTCTCTGCTAAAAAACCGTATCCAGGATGAACGGCCTCGGCATCTGTAATTTCACAGGCACTGATAATGTTTGTTTCATTCAAATAGCTTTTTCTATTCTCCGGTGGCCCTATACAAACACTCTCGTCTGCAAATCTTACATGAAGAGATTCGGCATCTGCCTTTGAATAAACCGCAACGGTCTTAATGCCCAGTTCCTTGCAAGCCCGAATAATTCTAAGGGCAATTTCACCCCGGTTGGCTATGAGAATCTTCTTAAACATGCTGACCTGTCCCTCCGGCCATAAAAGGAAAGATGCTTAACTCATCTCCTTCAGATAGACGCTGATCTAAAGAAGCATTGTTTCCATTTATCAGGACAATCTGTAAGAATTGTTCAGGTACCCTTAAGCTCAAGGCAACCTCGCGAACGGTAATTCCCTCGGGGACTTCCAAAACCGCTTTCTTGCCATCACTGCCTGGTGGTAGATATTTTCTCAGATTCGCAAATAGCCTGACAGTAACCTCCATACCTCCCACTCCCCCACCCCCTATCAGGTAGAAAGCTTTTCCTTCAACAACTTATTCACGAGCTGGGGATTGGCCTTTCCCTGGGTTGCCTTC belongs to Candidatus Limnocylindrales bacterium and includes:
- the dtd gene encoding D-aminoacyl-tRNA deacylase, whose product is MKTVLQRVSQAAVRVEGKIISEIGKGLVVLVGVEQEDSEKDATYLAEKILHLRIFEDEAGKMNLSVLDVHGSLLVVSQFTLLGDCRKGRRPSFTKAAGPELARYLYEFFIEELKTGGLPVATGIFQAHMTVQIFNDGPVTFILDSRS
- the accC gene encoding acetyl-CoA carboxylase biotin carboxylase subunit, which codes for MFKKILIANRGEIALRIIRACKELGIKTVAVYSKADAESLHVRFADESVCIGPPENRKSYLNETNIISACEITDAEAVHPGYGFLAENARFAEMCQECNITFIGPPPEIIRLMGDKVSARQIAKRAGLPILPGSSDSVKDLKEALDVAKSIGFPIILKASAGGGGRGMRVVFSEEALANSFMMARSESISSFGSPDIYVEKFLEKPRHIEFQVIGDQKGNVYHLGERECSIQRRHQKLLEESPSPAVTEKVREKMGNLVVAAMREIKYSSVGTVEFLMDQEGNFYFIEMNTRIQVEHPVTEMVTGIDLIKEQIRIAAGQELKYRSKDIRLTGHSIECRINAEDPQNFTPNPGKITAFNLPGGPGIRVDTAAYSEYQVTPFYDSLIAKLIVHARDRAEAIARMERALDEFIVEGIKTTIPLHKKLLRDPSFRQGRYHIEFLSELLGKS
- the mtnN gene encoding 5'-methylthioadenosine/S-adenosylhomocysteine nucleosidase, with translation MNACIGLIAAMSAEIHRVRKILSLNESFQQSSILFYRGFYRDKDIILARSGVGKVNAAVAAQVMIQNYKPKALLCFGAAGALSPECDIGDIVLGERLIQHDFGWYTAGHFVSEKIFIYRGKKKEKIPWFLSHPDLLKTAQEIGRWEVFGNRKIHTGVIVSGDQVICTEEKRKDLALRYQALATDMESAAIAHVAYLNQVPFLAIRAISDTANIDLNRTCLKKIRPGLKARKDFEFALDQSSRFVSELLKNINLSKL
- a CDS encoding MoaD/ThiS family protein, with the protein product MEVTVRLFANLRKYLPPGSDGKKAVLEVPEGITVREVALSLRVPEQFLQIVLINGNNASLDQRLSEGDELSIFPFMAGGTGQHV